A region of the Anaerolineae bacterium genome:
CACCCTTTTTGGCTGGGATGGCCCGGTCCTCAGCCTGCCCGGTTTTTATCCTACCCTGGCCGTGCCGCAGGGCCAAGAATGGGCGCTCGATCAGCCTCCCGCTCACGGCGACGTGCTGTTCAACGAGGCGGCCCTCTACCAGGTTGATCTAACCCTGCCCCGCGAGTTGGTAGTGGCCGCCGGCGGCGTCACTTTGAACCTGATTGATCATCCCGGCGAAAATACGCGCACCTGGCAAATTGCCGGCGGGCCGCTGCGCGACCTCACCCTTATTGCCGGGCCGTTTCAGGCCATCAGCGAAGAGGCCGCGGGCGCTACGGTCACTTCGTATTATTTGCCCGGCCATGCCGCCGCCGGGCAGGCTGTTTTGGCCCACGCCGCCGCCTCGTTGCGGCTTTACAGCGATACCTACGGCCCCTATCCCTACACCGAACTGGACGTGGTAGAAGCGCCGCTGAACGTGCGCGGCATGGAATACAGCGGCCTGATTTTAATTGGCGAAGATTTGTACCAGGAACAACGCGAATACCTAACCTTTCTGGTGGCGCACGAAGTAGGCCATCAATGGTGGTACGCCGTGGTGGGCAACAATCCCTACCGCCATCCCTGGCTGGACGAGGGCCTGACCGAGTACGGCGCCTTTGACTATTACCGGGGCGTTTTTGGCCAGGCCGAAGCCGAACAACTGCTGACCGGCCGCTGGCAAATCCCCTTTGCCGTTGCCGCCGGCGGCGGCGTAGACGGCGCCGTGGACCGGCCGGCCGGCGATTTTGACCCAACGAGTTATGAATTACTTGTCTATGCGAAAGCTGCCCTATTTTTTAATGCCCTGCGCGAGCAACTGGGCGAGGAGACGTACCGGCAAGTGCTGCAAACCTACTACGCCGAAAATCGTTATCGCCTGGCCACTCCCCAAATCTTCCTGGCCACAGCAGAGCGCGTCTCGGGGCAAAATTTGAATCCGCTGGCCGAAGAATGGCTCAAATAGCCAATTAGTCCCATTTAGGCCAAAATTCTCCTTTTAACATTTTGATAATTGGCCTATAATAAGGACGACGAACGACCAACGACGAAGGACGAACGACGAAATTGGTCATTGGTCGTTGGTCGTTCGTCGCTTTTGCCAAAATACGCTTAGAGAGCCATTACCATGCCTCACAAGTTAACTAAACGCATCCTTTTAATTTGTCTGTTCCTACTTTTTATCCTGGCCTGCAACCCGGCAAATACTACTCCTGTTTCCCCTGACCCGCCTGCCGCCGCCGTCTCACCAACGCCATCACCCCCGCCGACGTCCTCCCCTGCGCCAACGCCTATCCCTTCTCCTGCACCCACCACTGCCGCCCCCATCGTTCCGGCCGATATCATCCCCCCGCCAAAATTCAATTTTGACGACCTGGCTCCCTACCGGCAGGCTATGCGGCCCAACTTTGCCGCCGATGTAGAGACTGTGGCCAGGGCCGGGGCCACCCGGTATTACCTTGAGGTCAGCCTGGACCCGGCCGGTTTTGCCGATGAAACCGGCCTCACCTTGAACGGGGTCGCCCAAATCTACTATACCAACACCGAAAACAAAACCCTTTCCGAAATCTATTTCCGGCTATACCCTAACCTGCCGGCCTATGGCGGCCAGATGGCGGTAGACGCCATTGCCGTGAACGGGCAAAGCGTGACCCCGACCCTGAAAGCCGAAAATTCCGCCCTGGTTGTTCCTTTGGCCCAACCGCTGCCCCCCGGCGAAACCATCACCATTAACCTGACCTACCAGGCTATGGTCCCCACCCAGCCCATGTTTGGCTACAACATTTTTATCTACAACGAGCACACTGTGACCCTGGCCGGTTTTTATCCGGCGCTGGCCGTATACGACGAAACAGGTTGGGACGTGGCCGTCCCTCCCCCTTACGGCGA
Encoded here:
- a CDS encoding M1 family metallopeptidase, whose protein sequence is MVNYLNRLCYSFALPGLLFAACLLPACALSPSSALVDLGLITPTPTPDPFLHYRAALQPGAQGDIETAGPLPRYHVSAQLNPDGTALHGVARLDLSPPGPELVFRLYPNLANYGGKMRVTAAQVNDTPVKTMSLANDTALRLAIPPSAGNTRPTLVTVKLAFETELNSQPHLDSSDYTLFGWDGPVLSLPGFYPTLAVPQGQEWALDQPPAHGDVLFNEAALYQVDLTLPRELVVAAGGVTLNLIDHPGENTRTWQIAGGPLRDLTLIAGPFQAISEEAAGATVTSYYLPGHAAAGQAVLAHAAASLRLYSDTYGPYPYTELDVVEAPLNVRGMEYSGLILIGEDLYQEQREYLTFLVAHEVGHQWWYAVVGNNPYRHPWLDEGLTEYGAFDYYRGVFGQAEAEQLLTGRWQIPFAVAAGGGVDGAVDRPAGDFDPTSYELLVYAKAALFFNALREQLGEETYRQVLQTYYAENRYRLATPQIFLATAERVSGQNLNPLAEEWLK